Proteins encoded together in one Kutzneria kofuensis window:
- a CDS encoding 4'-phosphopantetheinyl transferase family protein: MNPGEVHVWLVPVRPRAGWLAMLDEEERQRAAKLASTPAGDTFVTSRATQRLVGSHYLGIPPADIVTDRTCNHCDTGARHGRPRFRDAGIDYSVSHTEHWVIMAVTGSGLVGVDIEDLRAAPDPDGLARACLTSEERRHFDALPLAERAPWLVSAWTRKEAAMKLTGLGLRAPPKRLDVSGSVVATAVPRWPAAAVHLHDIHAPSGHLAALATTVPLREVRSATLDDLEILSARNRHSVCL, encoded by the coding sequence GTGAACCCGGGCGAGGTCCATGTCTGGCTGGTGCCGGTGCGTCCCCGCGCCGGCTGGCTGGCCATGCTGGACGAGGAGGAGCGGCAGCGCGCCGCCAAGCTGGCCAGCACGCCGGCCGGCGACACGTTCGTCACTTCCCGGGCCACGCAACGACTTGTCGGCTCGCACTACCTCGGGATCCCGCCCGCCGACATCGTCACCGACCGCACCTGCAACCACTGCGACACCGGTGCCCGGCACGGCCGCCCCCGCTTCCGTGACGCCGGCATCGACTACTCGGTCTCCCACACCGAACACTGGGTGATCATGGCCGTCACCGGCAGCGGGCTCGTCGGCGTCGACATCGAGGACCTGCGCGCCGCCCCCGATCCCGACGGCCTCGCCCGCGCGTGCCTGACCAGCGAGGAGCGCCGTCACTTCGATGCCCTGCCGTTGGCGGAACGCGCCCCGTGGCTGGTGTCGGCGTGGACCCGCAAGGAAGCGGCCATGAAGCTCACCGGCCTCGGCCTCCGCGCCCCACCCAAGCGGCTCGACGTCAGCGGCTCCGTCGTCGCCACCGCCGTGCCGCGGTGGCCTGCTGCCGCCGTGCACCTGCACGACATCCACGCCCCTTCGGGGCATCTCGCCGCCCTGGCGACGACGGTGCCGCTGCGGGAGGTCCGCTCCGCCACCCTCGACGACCTGGAGATCTTGTCTGCCCGAAACCGACATTCGGTGTGTCTGTAA
- a CDS encoding S41 family peptidase, with translation MTGYLRFPTIAGDTVVFTCEDDLWSVPVGGGSARRLTAGVSEASRPRLSPDGSLVAFIGADDGPSELYVMPATGGPSRRLTYQAARCVTVGWHPATGEIIYASTASQPAGFGFRLFAVSPTGGLPRLLRPGMADAIAFGPDGRVVVGRNTADPARWKRYRGGLAGELWTSSTVDGPLTPLLSLPGNLANPCWVGERIFFISDHEGVGNVYSCRPDGTDLHRHTDHREYYARNLSSDGRRLVHHAGAELFLLDERLPVEVIGSRSQCARRIVSASAHLEDARLSHDGKSVAVGVRGKAYTMAPRTGPVRQHGTADGVRYRLLDWLSDGRLVAVAGDSEPEERLVVLAGGETTVHIGSVGTITELAAAPGGGMVAFATNRQQLWVVDVDEKQPRLLDHSPHERIEDLAWSPDGRWLAYTFPLTPRTSAIKVAEPAQGVTVQVTEPVLRDSKPAFDPGGRYLYFVGQRDLAVDHDQVQFDLGFPYAGRPYLITLRTEEPPPFEHSVREPLAEVEIDFAGIDHRVLPLPVSEGRYVKIVGLPAKVLLHSVPLAAPDIDQPEATPDGIATLVDLTTGEVELDVLSPVDELSTDARGETLLYRHEGAVHLVKSEDIAEDDEAQEIDLSRIKVAVQPESEWRQMFRETWRLQREGFWDAAMNGVDWDAMHDRYAKLLDKVATRAELSDLLWELQAELGTSHTYERGGEYRPTPNHGQGFLGVDWDSAWRIGDILRGDPWNPRATSPCNRLGADIRVGDQLVAINGQPVTNPGELLVGQADREVELTLVRDGVSRSVTVKALASEAAVRYRDWVDGNRAAVREMSGGQLGYVHVPDMNAGGYAEFVRGFLTELECEGLIVDVRFNGGGQIAPLLLDRLARRRFGTETGRWSLPTPYPPEAPRGPMALLVNEHTGSNGEIFAQGFRSLGLGPIVGRRTWGGVIATWPRHGLVDGTVTTQPEFRYVLDGQVLENRGVLPDVTVDDEDRQLTAAVAALVPTPQLTP, from the coding sequence GTGACCGGATACCTGCGCTTCCCGACGATCGCCGGCGACACCGTCGTCTTCACCTGTGAGGACGACCTGTGGTCGGTGCCGGTCGGCGGCGGGAGCGCGCGGCGGCTGACCGCCGGCGTGTCGGAGGCCAGCCGCCCCCGGCTGTCGCCGGACGGCTCGCTGGTGGCGTTCATCGGCGCCGACGACGGGCCGTCCGAGCTGTACGTGATGCCTGCTACCGGCGGGCCTTCGCGTCGGTTGACGTACCAGGCGGCGCGGTGCGTGACGGTCGGCTGGCACCCCGCCACCGGCGAGATCATCTACGCCTCGACGGCCTCGCAGCCGGCGGGTTTCGGCTTCCGTTTGTTCGCCGTGTCGCCTACTGGTGGGCTGCCCCGGCTCCTGCGGCCGGGCATGGCCGACGCCATCGCCTTCGGTCCGGACGGGCGGGTCGTGGTCGGCCGGAACACAGCGGATCCGGCGCGGTGGAAGCGTTATCGTGGTGGCCTCGCCGGTGAGTTGTGGACCTCCTCCACGGTGGACGGACCTTTGACGCCGTTGCTGTCGCTGCCGGGCAACCTGGCCAACCCGTGCTGGGTCGGGGAACGGATCTTCTTCATCAGCGATCACGAGGGCGTCGGCAACGTGTACTCGTGCCGCCCGGACGGCACGGATCTGCACCGGCACACCGATCACCGCGAGTACTACGCCCGCAACCTCTCGTCCGACGGCCGGCGCCTGGTGCACCACGCCGGTGCCGAGCTTTTCCTGCTGGACGAACGCCTTCCCGTCGAGGTCATCGGCTCGCGGTCGCAGTGCGCCCGGCGGATCGTGTCGGCCTCGGCCCACCTCGAAGACGCCCGTCTCAGCCATGACGGCAAGTCCGTGGCCGTGGGCGTACGCGGCAAGGCGTACACCATGGCCCCGCGGACCGGCCCGGTTCGCCAGCACGGCACCGCGGATGGCGTGCGCTACCGGCTCCTGGACTGGCTCTCCGACGGCCGCTTGGTCGCGGTCGCCGGCGACTCCGAGCCAGAGGAGCGGCTGGTCGTGCTCGCTGGTGGCGAGACCACCGTCCACATCGGATCCGTCGGCACCATCACCGAACTCGCCGCCGCCCCCGGTGGCGGCATGGTCGCGTTCGCCACGAACCGCCAGCAGCTGTGGGTCGTCGACGTCGACGAGAAACAGCCACGGCTGCTCGACCACAGCCCGCACGAGCGGATCGAGGACCTGGCGTGGTCGCCGGACGGGCGCTGGCTGGCGTACACCTTCCCGCTGACGCCCCGCACCTCGGCGATCAAGGTCGCGGAACCGGCACAGGGCGTCACTGTCCAGGTCACCGAGCCGGTACTGCGGGACTCGAAGCCCGCCTTCGATCCCGGCGGACGGTACCTGTACTTCGTCGGACAGCGGGACCTGGCTGTCGACCACGACCAGGTGCAGTTCGACCTCGGCTTTCCCTATGCCGGCCGGCCGTACCTGATCACGCTGCGCACCGAGGAGCCGCCGCCCTTCGAGCACTCTGTCCGGGAACCCCTCGCTGAGGTCGAGATCGACTTCGCCGGCATCGACCACCGCGTGCTGCCGCTTCCCGTGTCGGAAGGGCGATACGTCAAGATCGTCGGCCTGCCCGCCAAGGTACTGCTGCACTCGGTGCCGCTCGCCGCGCCGGACATCGACCAGCCCGAGGCCACACCGGACGGCATCGCCACCCTCGTCGACCTGACCACCGGCGAGGTCGAGTTGGACGTGCTCAGCCCCGTCGACGAGCTGAGCACCGACGCCCGCGGCGAAACCCTGCTCTACCGCCACGAGGGCGCCGTGCACCTGGTGAAGTCCGAGGACATCGCCGAGGACGACGAAGCCCAGGAGATCGACCTGTCCCGGATCAAGGTCGCCGTGCAGCCGGAATCCGAGTGGCGGCAGATGTTCCGCGAGACGTGGCGGCTGCAGCGCGAGGGATTCTGGGACGCGGCGATGAACGGCGTCGACTGGGACGCCATGCACGACCGGTACGCGAAGCTGCTGGACAAGGTCGCCACCCGGGCGGAGCTGTCGGACCTGCTGTGGGAACTCCAGGCGGAGCTGGGGACCTCGCACACGTACGAACGAGGCGGCGAGTACCGGCCGACTCCCAACCACGGTCAGGGTTTCCTCGGCGTGGACTGGGATTCCGCCTGGCGCATCGGCGACATCCTGCGCGGCGACCCGTGGAACCCGCGCGCGACCTCGCCGTGCAACCGTCTCGGCGCCGACATCCGGGTCGGCGACCAGCTCGTCGCGATCAACGGCCAGCCGGTGACCAACCCGGGCGAACTCCTTGTCGGCCAAGCCGATCGCGAAGTCGAGCTGACCCTCGTCCGCGACGGCGTCAGCCGTTCCGTGACGGTGAAGGCGCTGGCCAGCGAAGCCGCCGTCCGCTACCGGGACTGGGTCGACGGAAACCGCGCTGCCGTCAGGGAAATGTCCGGCGGCCAGCTCGGGTACGTGCACGTGCCCGACATGAACGCCGGCGGCTACGCCGAGTTCGTGCGGGGCTTCCTGACCGAGCTGGAGTGCGAGGGGCTCATCGTCGACGTCCGGTTCAACGGCGGCGGCCAGATCGCACCGTTGCTGCTGGACCGGTTGGCACGCAGGCGTTTCGGCACTGAGACCGGCCGGTGGAGCTTGCCGACGCCGTACCCGCCGGAGGCCCCACGAGGGCCGATGGCGCTGCTGGTGAACGAGCACACCGGCTCCAACGGCGAGATCTTCGCGCAGGGCTTCCGGTCCCTCGGGCTCGGCCCGATCGTCGGCCGGCGGACCTGGGGCGGTGTGATCGCCACGTGGCCGCGGCACGGGCTCGTCGACGGCACCGTCACCACCCAGCCCGAGTTCCGGTACGTGCTGGACGGGCAGGTGCTGGAGAACCGGGGCGTGCTGCCGGACGTCACCGTCGACGACGAGGACCGCCAGCTCACCGCGGCCGTCGCGGCACTCGTCCCGACCCCGCAGCTGACGCCGTGA
- a CDS encoding GNAT family N-acetyltransferase codes for MTVRHFTEADIPIRTELLRENKYQTNLNDFAMSADDRALADGMRRTIAEQHHTKRLFTMCGSKGQVVGFSWITSIDWRSQTCELSFAVLPRYRSGFGFKAVEAAHEYLREQLHMDVIINQVLSHNTMMLSASELEANAQVRAEYDSYTVGQWRTACYWTVTREDVRSRKEREWARRQEIADRVRAGVQGLS; via the coding sequence ATGACGGTCCGGCACTTCACCGAGGCGGACATCCCGATCCGCACGGAGTTGCTGCGGGAGAACAAGTACCAGACCAACCTGAACGACTTCGCGATGTCGGCCGACGACCGCGCGCTGGCCGACGGCATGCGGCGGACCATCGCCGAGCAGCACCACACCAAGCGGCTGTTCACCATGTGCGGGTCGAAGGGCCAGGTGGTCGGCTTCTCGTGGATCACGTCCATCGACTGGCGCAGCCAGACCTGCGAGCTGTCGTTCGCGGTGCTTCCCCGCTACCGCAGCGGTTTCGGTTTCAAGGCGGTGGAGGCGGCGCACGAGTACCTGCGCGAGCAGCTGCACATGGACGTGATCATCAACCAGGTGTTGTCGCACAACACGATGATGTTGTCCGCCAGCGAGCTGGAGGCCAACGCGCAGGTTCGGGCGGAGTACGACTCCTACACGGTCGGCCAGTGGCGCACGGCGTGCTACTGGACGGTGACCCGCGAAGATGTGCGTAGTCGCAAGGAGCGGGAGTGGGCCCGCCGGCAGGAGATCGCCGACCGGGTTCGAGCGGGAGTGCAGGGGTTGTCGTGA
- a CDS encoding GNAT family N-acetyltransferase yields the protein MRLRGYRSGDADLLAGPWLAGELLGLPLADWPPLASPTRVPPPTDPSQELCIAPGLGFVRYTSLDWVHRRARVELGLHSVEGLDVLLKTVVEHGFRTLNLSRVYGWVTPVLDPPTGLLADVGFRREAVVPEGTWLDGRPVDREIWGAVRND from the coding sequence ATGAGACTGCGTGGATACCGAAGCGGCGACGCCGACCTGCTCGCCGGCCCGTGGTTGGCGGGCGAGCTCCTCGGGCTGCCCCTTGCCGACTGGCCCCCGCTCGCCTCCCCCACCCGCGTGCCCCCGCCCACCGACCCCAGCCAGGAGCTCTGCATCGCGCCCGGTCTCGGCTTCGTGCGGTACACGTCGTTGGACTGGGTGCACCGCCGCGCCCGCGTCGAGCTCGGCCTGCACAGCGTCGAGGGCCTGGACGTGCTGCTGAAGACCGTGGTGGAGCACGGATTCCGGACGCTCAATCTGAGCCGCGTCTACGGCTGGGTGACGCCGGTGCTCGACCCGCCGACCGGCTTGCTGGCCGATGTCGGGTTCCGGCGGGAGGCGGTCGTGCCGGAGGGCACGTGGCTGGACGGCCGGCCGGTGGATCGGGAGATCTGGGGAGCGGTGCGCAATGACTGA
- a CDS encoding acyl-CoA dehydrogenase family protein produces MTSLDELQGLAAELAAELRPHALAVDTGSTPDIPALDVIRDIATPPRFRGSDLPKCAELYTETCLARTAANIEFSRGDAGVLNICRAPSLAGLAVDALGSPSQQEAFYRVLADERPWTFFGMTEPGCGSDATAMQTRLDKDFRLHGGKKYVANAHRGGIGVVFARTGPTPLSIRAVIVRNPSPGYTGRALTMFGLRGAALGEMTFDGVELDREALLGAHLPASRRGIWGASRTFNVMRLQIGAQALGVALAISDYVHALRPQWKTLMATRLEAARELLLDCAHDVDNNPDDRRAPSVGKLHATHLAIETARWAESALEPGALLEHPLLEKWCRDVHAFEFMDGTSNIQRLTIGTGHDDN; encoded by the coding sequence ATGACTTCGCTGGACGAACTCCAGGGCCTCGCCGCCGAACTGGCGGCCGAGCTGCGCCCACACGCCTTGGCCGTCGACACCGGTTCGACGCCGGACATCCCCGCGCTGGACGTCATCCGCGACATCGCAACGCCGCCCCGGTTCCGCGGTTCCGACCTGCCCAAATGCGCCGAGCTGTACACGGAGACGTGCCTCGCGCGCACGGCCGCCAACATCGAGTTCTCCCGGGGCGACGCCGGCGTGCTCAACATCTGCCGCGCCCCCTCGCTCGCCGGCCTGGCCGTCGACGCGCTGGGCAGCCCGTCGCAGCAGGAGGCGTTCTACCGTGTGCTGGCCGACGAGCGGCCGTGGACGTTCTTCGGCATGACCGAGCCCGGGTGCGGTAGCGACGCCACCGCCATGCAGACCCGGCTGGACAAGGACTTCCGCCTGCATGGCGGTAAGAAGTACGTGGCCAACGCTCATCGCGGCGGCATCGGCGTGGTCTTCGCGCGCACCGGCCCTACCCCGCTGTCGATCCGCGCGGTGATCGTGCGCAACCCGAGCCCCGGCTACACCGGCCGCGCGCTGACGATGTTCGGCCTGCGCGGCGCGGCGCTCGGCGAGATGACGTTCGACGGCGTGGAGCTTGACCGAGAGGCGCTGCTGGGCGCGCATCTGCCGGCCTCGCGGCGCGGGATCTGGGGCGCCAGTAGGACGTTCAACGTCATGCGGCTGCAGATCGGCGCGCAGGCCCTCGGCGTTGCCCTGGCGATCAGCGATTACGTGCACGCTCTCCGTCCACAGTGGAAGACGCTGATGGCGACGAGGCTGGAAGCCGCCCGGGAACTGCTGCTCGACTGTGCTCACGATGTCGACAACAACCCGGACGACCGCCGTGCGCCGTCCGTCGGCAAGCTGCACGCCACACACCTGGCGATCGAGACCGCGCGCTGGGCCGAGTCGGCGCTCGAACCCGGTGCCCTGCTTGAGCACCCGCTGCTGGAGAAGTGGTGCCGGGACGTGCACGCCTTCGAGTTCATGGACGGCACCAGCAACATCCAACGCCTCACCATCGGGACGGGCCATGACGACAACTGA
- a CDS encoding acyl-CoA dehydrogenase family protein — MRHTIAECERAGHDDGLSAGLALSGAGLDNAPGRVAAVPSVSVPAGATVLREEQGVSFVRTEPRSGPELTAIAARLAGVRLGLTRRLAGRVVEHLSGRTVGGEPTIGKQLVQGALADAHVAAEAARRTLAVADDCPDAVRDVHNRLTAADWELAKLLGASGFVDGGAMFGVHLSRLTANCWVGAA, encoded by the coding sequence ATGCGCCACACCATCGCGGAATGCGAACGGGCCGGCCACGACGACGGCCTTTCCGCCGGCCTCGCACTCAGCGGCGCGGGCCTCGACAACGCACCCGGCCGGGTGGCCGCGGTGCCTTCTGTTTCCGTGCCGGCGGGCGCGACTGTGCTGCGCGAGGAGCAGGGCGTCAGCTTCGTGCGCACGGAGCCGCGGTCGGGTCCGGAGCTGACGGCGATCGCGGCGCGGCTGGCCGGGGTTCGGCTCGGGCTGACCCGGCGGCTCGCTGGGCGGGTCGTCGAGCATCTGTCCGGGCGCACCGTCGGCGGCGAACCGACCATCGGCAAGCAACTCGTGCAAGGCGCCTTGGCCGACGCACATGTCGCCGCCGAGGCTGCCCGCCGCACGCTGGCCGTCGCCGACGACTGTCCGGACGCCGTCCGGGACGTGCACAACCGCTTGACCGCAGCGGACTGGGAGCTCGCGAAGTTACTGGGGGCCAGTGGCTTCGTCGATGGTGGCGCGATGTTCGGCGTGCACCTGTCCCGGCTCACCGCGAACTGCTGGGTCGGTGCCGCATGA
- a CDS encoding condensation domain-containing protein yields MVAKSADLCWGQRHHVLHYLQTPADARHDMHIAINHPVPPGTTVDHVRSALTYLVRRHEILRTVYDLLATPWPQQVVQPPSAPTVHVAGDKPAELIKRLTEEPFDISREWPIRAGVIADGDAVRRLHLVFNHLSLDDVSLGTLTAELDTVLAARIARRPIQLPPVVHQPVDLARHEATLSAERSLDHWRRTASELPKDIYANRRTGAEGSHAASFTVPSLLATARAIASEHKVWPSAVHLAAYAMTVAAYTGEPRIAFRMYTSQRESSGYENVLGCASYPTLVVIDTAGSFAEVLERAAERVEEAMAYAHVPYDLVVELVAQAGEPRVESELNFLNYAPRSCRAKRDRFVWNAEPVNWAKSGSDTYFRVYEWCDGTTLALQAMADVMGRDDVERFLRGYAALLRTGQAPSFSERPGKPVRTTEAVRPEQGAERALVEAVAEVNGLHEVDPTVSYLAAGGRALLLPRTAQALRDKGWDDVSLGRLASARPLRTIADELRRAMNFVERLKKDLTGDEHARFVFVNNFEVERSWAVGEPKLPGAGIAFAGATVNRMEEMGALLADTGDVVVLKAAMDDEFAAYLGRLGAAAGRTLSAENSNPELMVTEDALNSPLLLDELRKLADGRTYLMPLGISAAEEELAKETGLPLAGTTAQTCKAVNGKIFSRQLVENIGIREVPGRIVRTVGELRPALTELLAEGGRVVVKESLGVSGRGMVVVSDERGATRLLRLIERRGLDAPANLVVETWIEHAQDLNYQFVVSRKGNVRFETVKAAVLSDGVHQGHRFPVELPPVAAAELQEAVQKIGRALHEEGYFGLVGVDAMLATDGTLYPCLEINARFNMSTYQSRIAERFIPDGAHAIAATFGLRPSRVHTFTEVAEALGDLLLDDGRTTGVLVNNFATLNAGATGGNFHGRLYAICVADSAEAALELRQEAEARLQRMVGNQS; encoded by the coding sequence ATGGTCGCGAAGAGCGCGGACCTGTGCTGGGGGCAGCGGCACCACGTGCTGCACTACCTCCAGACGCCGGCCGATGCCCGGCACGACATGCACATCGCGATCAATCACCCGGTGCCGCCCGGCACCACGGTCGATCACGTGCGGTCCGCGCTGACCTACCTGGTGCGCCGACACGAGATCCTGCGGACTGTATACGATCTGCTGGCGACACCATGGCCGCAGCAGGTCGTGCAGCCGCCGTCGGCGCCGACCGTGCACGTGGCGGGGGACAAGCCGGCCGAGCTGATCAAGCGGCTCACCGAGGAACCGTTCGACATCAGCAGGGAATGGCCGATCCGCGCCGGCGTGATCGCCGACGGCGACGCCGTGCGCCGGCTGCACCTGGTGTTCAACCACCTGTCGCTGGACGACGTCAGCCTCGGCACGCTGACCGCCGAGCTGGACACGGTGCTGGCCGCGCGAATCGCGCGCCGCCCGATCCAGTTGCCGCCGGTCGTTCACCAGCCGGTCGACCTGGCCCGGCACGAGGCCACACTCTCCGCGGAGAGGTCGCTCGACCACTGGCGGCGCACCGCCTCCGAGCTGCCGAAGGACATCTACGCCAACCGCCGCACCGGCGCCGAGGGCTCGCACGCGGCATCCTTCACGGTGCCGTCGCTGCTGGCCACGGCCCGCGCGATCGCCAGCGAGCACAAGGTCTGGCCGTCGGCGGTGCACCTCGCCGCGTACGCGATGACCGTCGCCGCCTACACCGGTGAGCCGCGCATCGCCTTCCGGATGTACACCAGCCAGCGGGAATCCAGCGGCTACGAGAACGTGCTCGGCTGCGCCTCCTACCCGACGCTGGTGGTCATCGACACCGCCGGCAGCTTCGCCGAAGTGCTCGAGCGGGCCGCGGAACGCGTCGAGGAGGCGATGGCGTACGCGCACGTGCCGTACGACCTGGTCGTCGAGCTCGTCGCGCAGGCCGGCGAGCCGCGCGTCGAGTCGGAGCTGAACTTCCTGAACTACGCGCCCAGGTCCTGCCGCGCCAAGCGGGACCGCTTCGTCTGGAACGCGGAACCGGTCAACTGGGCCAAGTCCGGCTCCGACACCTACTTCCGCGTCTACGAGTGGTGCGACGGCACGACGCTGGCCCTGCAGGCGATGGCGGACGTGATGGGCCGCGACGACGTGGAGCGCTTCCTGCGCGGTTACGCCGCGCTGTTGCGGACCGGGCAGGCCCCGTCCTTCTCGGAGCGGCCCGGAAAGCCCGTGAGGACAACGGAAGCCGTCCGTCCCGAGCAAGGAGCGGAACGGGCGCTGGTCGAGGCCGTCGCCGAGGTCAACGGCCTGCACGAGGTGGACCCGACCGTCAGCTACCTGGCGGCCGGCGGCCGCGCGCTGCTGCTGCCGCGAACGGCACAGGCGTTGCGGGACAAGGGATGGGACGACGTGTCGCTCGGCCGGCTCGCCAGCGCGCGCCCCCTGCGGACGATCGCCGACGAACTGAGGAGAGCGATGAATTTCGTCGAACGACTGAAGAAGGACCTGACCGGCGACGAACACGCCCGCTTCGTGTTCGTGAACAACTTCGAGGTGGAGCGGAGCTGGGCGGTCGGCGAGCCGAAGCTGCCCGGCGCCGGCATCGCGTTCGCCGGCGCGACGGTGAACCGCATGGAGGAGATGGGCGCGCTGCTGGCCGACACCGGCGACGTGGTGGTGCTCAAGGCCGCGATGGACGACGAGTTCGCCGCCTACCTCGGCCGGCTCGGCGCCGCCGCCGGCCGCACGCTGTCGGCCGAGAACAGCAACCCCGAGCTGATGGTCACCGAGGACGCGCTCAACTCCCCGCTGCTGCTGGACGAGTTGCGCAAGCTGGCCGACGGCCGCACCTACCTGATGCCGCTGGGCATCTCCGCGGCCGAGGAGGAGCTGGCCAAGGAGACCGGGCTGCCGCTGGCCGGCACCACCGCCCAGACGTGCAAGGCGGTCAACGGCAAGATCTTCAGCCGCCAGCTGGTGGAGAACATCGGCATCAGAGAGGTTCCGGGTCGGATCGTGCGCACGGTCGGCGAGCTCCGCCCGGCGCTGACCGAGCTGCTGGCCGAAGGCGGCCGCGTTGTCGTCAAGGAATCCCTTGGCGTGTCGGGACGAGGCATGGTCGTCGTCTCCGACGAGCGCGGCGCGACCCGGCTGCTGCGGCTGATCGAGCGCCGCGGCCTGGACGCGCCGGCGAACCTCGTCGTCGAGACGTGGATCGAGCACGCGCAGGACCTCAACTACCAGTTCGTGGTGTCCCGCAAAGGGAACGTGCGCTTCGAGACCGTGAAGGCGGCTGTGCTCTCCGACGGCGTGCACCAGGGCCACCGGTTCCCGGTCGAGCTGCCGCCGGTCGCCGCCGCCGAGCTCCAGGAGGCCGTGCAGAAGATCGGCCGGGCGCTGCACGAGGAGGGCTACTTCGGCCTCGTCGGCGTGGACGCGATGCTCGCCACCGACGGCACGCTCTACCCGTGCCTGGAGATCAACGCCCGGTTCAACATGTCGACCTACCAGAGCCGGATCGCCGAGCGGTTCATCCCCGACGGCGCGCACGCCATCGCTGCCACCTTCGGGCTGCGCCCGTCCCGGGTGCACACCTTCACCGAGGTCGCCGAGGCGCTCGGTGACCTGTTGCTGGACGACGGCCGCACCACCGGCGTGCTGGTCAACAACTTCGCGACGCTCAACGCCGGCGCCACCGGCGGCAACTTCCACGGCCGGCTCTACGCCATTTGCGTCGCCGACAGCGCCGAGGCCGCGCTGGAACTGCGCCAGGAAGCCGAAGCACGCCTGCAGAGAATGGTGGGGAACCAGTCATGA
- a CDS encoding type III PLP-dependent enzyme, translating into MRIQGIEYEELAQRFGTPLYVYDGDVLTDTVTGLRDALHPKLEIFYSLKANPNVSVYAALRAGGARAEVSSLVELRTALQAGTAPEDIIFLGPGKSECELRACVETGVYAIVCESFDELDHIERIAAQWGVYQRVLLRINPTCAISGSRLTMGGKPRQFGIDEAQVLAAGDLTAKYLHADVAGIQVYMGTRILDADVVGKNTRYILDLAERVAETCNIRLDTVDIGGGLGVAYFDGEQDIDAVDVATEINPLLDKFVGAHPETRLIMESGRFLAGRAGVYVMGVRYVKESMGERFAIADGGTHHHMAAVGIGSFVKRNFPAALLSSREDVGEPESWNVTGPLCTPNDSVLKHADLPALRPGDLIGILNSGAYGPTASPGLFLSHGYPAEVLVTGGEAHLVRRRDEPEDLLRHQILVNTPSERQSR; encoded by the coding sequence ATGAGGATCCAGGGCATCGAGTACGAGGAGCTGGCGCAGCGGTTCGGCACGCCGCTCTACGTCTACGACGGTGACGTGCTCACCGACACGGTCACCGGGCTGCGCGACGCTTTGCACCCCAAGCTGGAGATCTTCTACTCGCTCAAGGCCAACCCGAACGTCAGCGTGTACGCCGCGCTGCGCGCCGGCGGCGCCCGCGCCGAGGTGTCGTCTCTGGTGGAGCTGCGCACGGCGTTGCAGGCCGGCACGGCGCCGGAGGACATCATCTTCCTCGGTCCCGGCAAGAGCGAGTGCGAGCTGCGGGCCTGCGTGGAGACCGGCGTCTACGCCATCGTCTGCGAGTCCTTCGACGAGCTCGACCACATCGAGCGGATCGCCGCGCAGTGGGGCGTCTACCAGCGGGTTCTGCTGCGGATCAACCCGACCTGCGCGATCAGCGGCTCGCGGCTGACGATGGGCGGCAAGCCCCGGCAGTTCGGCATCGACGAGGCGCAGGTGCTGGCCGCCGGCGACCTCACCGCCAAGTACCTGCACGCTGACGTCGCCGGCATCCAGGTGTACATGGGAACCCGGATCCTGGACGCGGACGTGGTCGGCAAGAACACCCGCTACATCCTCGACCTGGCCGAGCGGGTCGCCGAGACGTGCAACATCCGACTGGACACCGTGGACATCGGCGGCGGCCTCGGCGTGGCCTACTTCGACGGCGAGCAGGACATCGACGCCGTGGACGTGGCCACCGAGATCAACCCGCTGCTGGACAAGTTCGTCGGCGCGCACCCGGAGACCCGGCTGATCATGGAGTCCGGCCGTTTCCTGGCCGGCCGCGCCGGCGTCTACGTGATGGGCGTGCGGTACGTGAAGGAGTCGATGGGGGAGCGCTTCGCCATCGCGGACGGCGGCACCCACCACCACATGGCCGCGGTCGGCATCGGCTCGTTCGTCAAGCGCAACTTCCCGGCGGCGCTGCTGTCCAGCCGCGAGGACGTGGGCGAGCCGGAGTCGTGGAACGTCACCGGCCCGCTGTGCACGCCCAACGACTCGGTGCTCAAGCACGCCGACCTGCCGGCCCTGCGGCCCGGCGACCTGATCGGCATCCTCAACTCGGGCGCGTACGGGCCGACGGCCTCGCCCGGCCTGTTCCTCAGCCACGGCTACCCGGCCGAGGTCCTTGTCACCGGCGGCGAAGCGCACCTGGTGCGTCGCCGCGACGAGCCGGAGGACCTGCTCCGGCACCAGATTCTGGTCAACACTCCCAGTGAAAGGCAGTCCCGATGA
- a CDS encoding acyl carrier protein encodes MNREEIVAHLRVALSAVLNKEVGELSPSSRLFEDLALDSTSVIELLMSLEDTIGLEIDPDELGPEVFQTVGSLTDYIEHGFAKAAV; translated from the coding sequence ATGAACCGCGAAGAGATCGTCGCGCACCTGCGCGTCGCCCTGTCGGCCGTGCTGAACAAGGAGGTCGGCGAGCTGTCGCCGTCCTCCCGCCTGTTCGAGGACCTGGCCCTGGACTCCACCAGCGTGATCGAGCTGCTGATGTCGCTGGAGGACACCATCGGCCTGGAGATCGACCCGGACGAGCTGGGCCCCGAGGTGTTCCAGACCGTCGGCAGCCTGACCGACTACATCGAGCACGGCTTCGCCAAGGCCGCGGTCTGA